A region of the candidate division WOR-3 bacterium genome:
ATTTATGTCATAGGATCTGACACACTGCCACAGAAGGTCCATATAGCCCTGTACCTTGACGATACAAAGATCGCGGACTTAAGCATAAACCTTCAGTATAACACCAACGAACAAATTACTTACCTAAAAGTAGTGTTCACCGTTACCAACGAATTTCAGATCGGTGTGGAGGCCAAAAACCTCCAGTATGATCAGGATGGCAGCTTAATTGCACTACAGCTTCACCTCTGGATTATCGATTATAAAAATCACAACTTCCGCAGGGATATTACCTTAACTGTGAGGAGCGACGACTCTGGCAGTATAGTCTATACCGATTCAGACGATTGGAAACTAATTATGAACGTTTCAGCAGCTACTCAAGTAGTAGAGAATTCGATAACTTATGAAAAAAGAACCGTTACTGGAGAAATTACCAAAGATGGTCGCCATGCAGCAGATATCACGGGTACGATCTGGGATCCCCAAGATGAAAATCATCAGACAGAGATTTACGTAATCTTCAGTGACGGAAGCAGGGAGCCTATCACAAATTACATAACGATCTTCCAATCAAAATAAAAGATTAGTTGAAAATGAAGGCGCCGGGGCGAGGTCGCCCTGGCGCTTTTTTTTTATTTAAAACAACATCAGTAACCTCTTAAAACACTAAGATAATCTCTACCCAAAAAAGGTGCAAAAAGGGCATAAGGAACGACATCCTCCCTCACATTCGATTTTAACCACAGGGAAACTTCCTTGTATATCCTAAACATCTCCTGAATCTGGTCACTTCGAATTTTCTTAGAAAACTCAAAGAGATCTTCCTTTAAGTCAGCGTTTATAACGAGCTCATGTATCCCATTTTTAATCAGAAAGAGATCTCTTGCAACGCTCCCATAAAATTCGACGATGTCACCCACATATCCACTCAATCCATTCTCCTCACCGAGCTCCTGACTGAGGTATGCCTCGCAGGTGTCATTAAAACTCTTCAGGTTAAATTCTGAAAGGGACTTCAATAATTGCAAGCGAAATTCCAAGAAATTGGTTGCAATATACCTCTTTGCAATCCCGATAGAACCTGACGTTATCCTGTACAATAATGCCGCTGAGAAATTTATGTCAACCGATTCGAAATACTCATTAAAGTCTCGAAAGGACAGATAATCGAATTTTATCTTTCTTGCCCTTGAGTGTATCGTAGGTCGGATTTTTTCAGGTCGATTTACCACAAAAATAATCACCGTTTTAGGGTAAGGTTCCTCAAGGGTTTTAAGAAAGGCGTTTTGCGCATACTGGTTTAAATTTTCACCATTAGCTACAATGACAAATCTGTACCTTCCGCTATAAGGCCTCTCCCTCCATAGCTCTTTTTCTACTTCCCTTATCTCGTCTATTTTTATCTGCTTTAAGGGGCTGTAAAAGAGCCTCAACTCCCCATACTTTAGAGCTCCGGCCCACTTATCGGGATTCATATCGGGCATTAGCAAAAATAAGTCTGGATGCTGTAAGTGGCCTATCTGGATACATTGAGGGCACCTTCCACAAGGATATTCTTCTTTACTCTCACAATTGACTGCTTTTGCAACCTCCAGGGCGGTGGTTAATTTACCAACACCTTCAGGACCATAAAATTCAAGAAAAATGGAATCAACTTCTTCCTTTCTCAAAAGCTCAACGATAGGCGTAAGTGCTTCTTTGGCCCTATTTTGACCATGTATTTTACCCAAATTCACGCTCATTTTACCTCCACATATTCCTTTAGTTTTTGAAGCTTCTTATCACCGATTCCCTTAATCTCCTTGAGCTCTTCAATACTCTTAAACTTTTCTCGTTGCCTGCGTTCCAGTATAAGCGAAGCAGTTTTGGGTCCAATACCAGGAACTTTGACCAATTCTTCAAAACTCGCGCTGTTAATATTCAATTTACCTTTTGGAATTTTATCGTTTCCAACTTCCACTGCTGGCACTTCTTCCGAAACTTCAATTGCGGAATCCTTTAAATTTCTCAAGCCTGCTTCTTCTTTCTTATTTAATACAACGCCACCCACCAACATTGATACCCCAATGAGCAGAAGGCCAATTCTTTCTTCCTTTGTAAACCACATTAGAAATTAAAATTAACGTTGATCGAAAAATTCGTATTTGAATTGTAACGTTTACTGAGATTATCGATATACTTCCTGTAACCAAAGCCAATAGTTCCAGTGATATCCCGTGTGATGGAATAGGTGGCATTAAGATCGAAGCTCATATTAGTCTGGTCCCTCAGCTTTGTCTCTTTCCCTCCAATCACGCTGGCCTGAATTCCTCTTGACCAGGTAAAATTACCACCCAACTGGAGCGAACTGGCGAGCTTCCACTGAATCCCTTTAACAGGGAGCTTAATAACCTTACCCTGAGAAACGGAGTAAGTCGGACTTAGAGTAAGCCTGTTGTCGATGTTCTTTGTGGTTCTTTCTCCGAAACGAAAATCGGTACTTTTCTGCTCCGTCCTTGTAAAGTTGAAACTTAGACCTAAACCATTCTTAAACAAAAGATTCATAGACGGCGTTAAAGTAGTTGATATAGCCTTGTTGTCAGGTAATTTCCCAAAATCACCGGACTCTTGCTCATTCCTCTGGTAATTGAAGCTAAGAGTCCAGTTATTTAGAAATTTTTTAAGATACTTATTATCAATCCTCACGTTGGAAACCGAGAGCCTCGGCCATGTTGCATTTTTCGTATATCTTTTGCTGATATAAACCAAGTTTGTCGAATTATTAAAGGATCCTCCTAAATTCACGGAAGCCATCAGGAAACGGAACCCCCAATCTACGCTGTATTGCCTTGTGAAAGAATTTGAGAACCTTTCCCTTTGCCCAAGGTCTTCAATCGCCTTTCTATCGAAACCAAAACGGAACTTCCAACCTGGGCGGCTTGAAACCATATATAGTCCATAGTTATCAGAAATGCTATAACTAAACCTGATGGGCTGTAAATTGGTCGAAAAATCTCTAACCCTTTTGTTTAAAGGGCTCTGGACATGTTTTCCAGTCGAATCTGTTAAATCCTTGAAAAGAAGATCCGACATCTTCGTTAGTAAATTAGTAAGGTTAAAATTCAGGTTAAGTCCCGCATTGGTGGAACTTGCTATGTTAGCCTTTAAAATGGAGTCTATGGTTTGGAAACTCCTATCCTTACTCTCCCTGTAATTCGTACCAAAATTGAAGGAGGGATCTAATATGGAGAACAATGTAAACCTCAGCGAGCTATTGAATCCCTCGCTGTAGTTTATCTCCACTTTTCTCTGCAA
Encoded here:
- a CDS encoding helix-hairpin-helix domain-containing protein — its product is MWFTKEERIGLLLIGVSMLVGGVVLNKKEEAGLRNLKDSAIEVSEEVPAVEVGNDKIPKGKLNINSASFEELVKVPGIGPKTASLILERRQREKFKSIEELKEIKGIGDKKLQKLKEYVEVK